From one Mycobacterium colombiense CECT 3035 genomic stretch:
- the recC gene encoding exodeoxyribonuclease V subunit gamma: MPLHLHRAERTDLLADGLGALLANPPADPFATELVVVPARGVERWLSQRLSHVLGARAGDGVCAGVAFRTPGSLIAEITGTADNDPWSPDAMAWPLLEAIDCSLDEPWCRALAMHVGHFHTGAEGELRQGRRYEVARRLAGLFDSYARQRPQLLVDWGNGEPGDLDEDLRWQPELWRALVARVAADPPHVRHARTIARLREAPTELPSRLSLFGHTRLTRTDIELLEAVATHHDLHLWLPHPSDALWRALAGARGAVPRRDDVSHRAVSHPLLATLGRDLRELQRGLPADPATDDYLAGAARPDTLLGWLQSDIAANAVRPLDRTMAAGDRSVQIHNCHGPARQVDVLREVLLGLLADDPTLEPRDILVMCPDIETYAPLIMADFGLGDVVHGAHPAHQLRVRLADRSPIQTNPLLGVAAQLLTLAAGRVTASEVLNLAQAPPVRAQFGFTDDDLEAITRWVRQANIRWGLDQRHRRPYHVDFVHNTWRFGIDRILAGVAMSDDSNAWIDATLPLDDVSSNRVQLAGQFAEFVARLQHTLDALSGTRPLSEWLAAITEGVALLTRVRDADEWQTGQMNREFAQTLGQAGPRGDIALRLPDIRALLTRRLAGRPTRANFRTGTLTVCTMVPMRSVPHRVVCLVGLDDGLFPRLGIVDGDDALARCPMTGERDIRSEDRQLLLDAIGAATEKLVITYTGANEYSGQPRPPAVPLAELLDTLDVTTATKVRDRIVVEHPLQPFDIRNVIPGGLVPDVPFSFDPTVLRAARAAAGDHAEQPKFISAPLPAPPAGDVILADLVGFFKDPVKGFFRALEFTLPYDVDGVQDAMPVDIDGLEEWTVGDRMLGDILRGMTPDDARQAEWRRGTLPPGQLGWRKVTEIRDQAALLASEALRHMHRDRPADASAYDVDVDLGGGRRLTGTVSPVYDDRLVSVTYSRLDGKHLLESWIPLLALVAHDPGRDWAAVCVGRMRRGVSTRTEGLGRPGDGEQAVGVLRELVAIYDAGRREPIPLPIKTSYAWAAARYGGEDPVAEARYRWKSSDRFPGEDQAPAHARAWGKGAPLEELMAPVRPGEECDGEDNRLGAYAARVWLPMLRAERKLI, translated from the coding sequence ATGCCGCTTCATCTGCACCGTGCCGAGCGCACGGATCTGTTGGCCGACGGTCTCGGCGCTCTGCTGGCCAACCCGCCGGCCGACCCGTTCGCCACCGAACTCGTCGTGGTCCCGGCGCGCGGGGTGGAACGCTGGCTCAGCCAGCGGTTGTCGCACGTGCTCGGTGCGCGCGCCGGCGACGGGGTGTGCGCCGGGGTGGCGTTTCGCACCCCGGGCTCGTTGATCGCCGAGATCACCGGCACTGCCGACAACGATCCGTGGTCGCCGGACGCCATGGCCTGGCCGCTGCTGGAGGCGATCGACTGCTCGCTGGACGAGCCGTGGTGCCGCGCGCTGGCCATGCATGTGGGCCACTTCCACACCGGCGCGGAGGGCGAGCTGCGCCAGGGCCGCCGGTACGAGGTGGCACGCCGGCTGGCCGGGCTGTTCGACTCCTACGCGCGGCAGCGCCCGCAGCTGCTGGTCGACTGGGGCAACGGCGAGCCCGGTGATCTCGACGAGGACCTGCGCTGGCAGCCCGAGCTGTGGCGGGCGCTGGTCGCGCGGGTCGCCGCCGACCCGCCGCACGTCCGCCACGCCAGGACCATCGCGCGGCTGCGGGAGGCCCCCACCGAGCTGCCGTCCCGGCTGTCACTGTTCGGGCACACCCGGTTGACCCGCACCGATATCGAGCTGTTGGAGGCCGTGGCCACCCACCACGACCTGCATCTGTGGCTGCCGCACCCCAGCGACGCGCTGTGGCGAGCGCTGGCCGGCGCCCGCGGCGCGGTCCCGCGGCGCGACGACGTCAGCCATCGGGCGGTGTCGCATCCGCTGCTCGCGACGCTCGGACGCGATCTGCGCGAACTGCAACGCGGCCTGCCGGCGGATCCGGCCACCGACGACTATCTGGCCGGCGCCGCGCGCCCGGACACGCTGCTCGGCTGGCTGCAGTCCGACATCGCCGCCAATGCCGTTCGCCCACTTGACCGCACGATGGCGGCCGGCGACCGATCGGTGCAGATCCACAATTGCCACGGCCCGGCGCGCCAGGTCGACGTGCTGCGCGAGGTGCTGCTCGGGCTGCTGGCCGACGACCCGACGCTCGAGCCGCGCGACATCCTGGTGATGTGCCCGGACATCGAGACCTACGCGCCGCTGATCATGGCCGACTTCGGCCTGGGCGATGTGGTGCACGGCGCCCATCCGGCCCACCAGCTGCGAGTGCGGCTGGCCGACCGCTCGCCGATCCAGACCAACCCGCTGCTGGGGGTGGCCGCGCAACTGCTGACCCTGGCGGCCGGCCGGGTGACGGCCAGCGAGGTGCTCAACCTGGCCCAGGCGCCGCCGGTGCGCGCCCAATTCGGATTCACCGACGACGACCTGGAGGCCATCACCCGCTGGGTCCGGCAGGCGAACATCCGGTGGGGGCTGGATCAGCGGCATCGGCGGCCCTATCACGTCGACTTCGTGCACAACACTTGGCGTTTCGGCATCGACCGGATACTGGCCGGGGTCGCGATGTCCGACGATTCGAACGCGTGGATAGACGCGACGCTGCCGCTCGACGACGTCAGCAGCAACCGTGTCCAATTGGCCGGCCAGTTCGCCGAATTCGTCGCGCGGCTGCAGCACACCCTCGACGCGCTCAGCGGCACCCGGCCGCTGAGCGAATGGCTGGCCGCCATCACCGAGGGCGTCGCGCTGCTGACGCGGGTCCGCGATGCGGACGAATGGCAGACCGGCCAGATGAACCGCGAGTTCGCTCAGACGCTGGGCCAGGCCGGGCCCCGCGGCGATATCGCGTTGCGGCTGCCCGACATTCGCGCGCTGCTCACCCGGCGCCTGGCCGGCCGCCCGACGCGGGCCAACTTCCGCACCGGCACCCTGACGGTGTGCACCATGGTGCCGATGCGCTCGGTGCCGCACCGGGTGGTATGCCTGGTCGGCCTGGACGACGGGCTCTTCCCGCGGCTCGGCATCGTCGACGGTGACGACGCGCTGGCGCGATGCCCGATGACCGGGGAACGCGACATCCGTTCCGAGGACCGGCAATTGCTGCTCGACGCGATCGGCGCGGCCACCGAGAAGCTGGTGATCACCTACACCGGCGCCAACGAGTATTCGGGCCAGCCCCGCCCGCCGGCGGTGCCGCTGGCCGAGTTGCTGGACACCCTCGACGTCACCACCGCGACCAAGGTGCGCGACCGCATCGTCGTCGAACATCCGTTGCAGCCGTTCGACATTCGCAACGTCATCCCCGGCGGACTCGTCCCGGACGTGCCGTTCAGTTTCGACCCCACGGTGCTGCGCGCGGCGCGCGCGGCCGCCGGCGACCACGCCGAACAGCCGAAGTTCATCTCGGCACCGCTGCCGGCACCGCCGGCCGGCGACGTCATCCTCGCCGACCTGGTCGGCTTCTTCAAGGACCCGGTGAAGGGCTTCTTCCGCGCGCTGGAATTCACGCTGCCCTACGACGTCGACGGCGTGCAGGATGCCATGCCCGTCGACATCGACGGCCTCGAGGAGTGGACCGTCGGCGACCGGATGCTGGGCGACATCCTGCGCGGGATGACCCCCGACGACGCGCGCCAGGCCGAGTGGCGGCGCGGCACGCTGCCGCCTGGTCAGCTGGGCTGGCGCAAGGTCACCGAGATCCGCGACCAGGCCGCCCTGCTGGCGAGCGAGGCGCTCCGCCACATGCACCGCGACCGCCCGGCCGACGCGTCCGCCTACGACGTCGACGTCGACCTCGGCGGCGGGCGGCGCCTCACCGGTACGGTGTCGCCGGTGTATGACGACCGCCTGGTGTCGGTGACGTATTCGCGGCTGGACGGCAAGCATCTGCTCGAATCGTGGATCCCGTTGCTGGCGTTGGTCGCCCACGATCCGGGGCGCGACTGGGCCGCGGTGTGCGTCGGCCGCATGCGCCGGGGCGTCAGCACCCGCACCGAGGGGCTGGGTCGGCCGGGCGACGGCGAGCAGGCCGTCGGGGTGCTGCGCGAGCTGGTGGCGATCTACGACGCGGGACGGCGTGAGCCGATTCCGTTGCCCATCAAGACGTCCTATGCCTGGGCCGCCGCCCGCTACGGCGGCGAGGACCCGGTGGCCGAGGCGCGGTACCGATGGAAATCCAGCGATCGCTTCCCGGGCGAGGACCAGGCCCCGGCGCACGCGCGGGCGTGGGGCAAGGGCGCGCCGCTGGAGGAGCTGATGGCGCCCGTGCGGCCGGGCGAGGAGTGCGACGGCGAGGACAACCGGCTCGGCGCCTACGCCGCACGGGTCTGGCTGCCGATGCTGCGCGCCGAGCGGAAGCTCATCTGA
- a CDS encoding cyclopropane mycolic acid synthase family methyltransferase encodes MAEHLTPHFEEVQAHYDLSDEFFRLFLDPTMTYSCAYWDRNRDISLEEAQLRKMDLSLGKLGLRPGMTLLDIGCGWGGTMCRALENYDVNVVGLTLSEHQAAHVQRLFDAMDTQRSRRVLLHGWEEFDEQADRIVSIGAFEHFGYDRYDDFFAMAYRTLPEDGVMLLHTITMLTPQQIVERDLPMTEEQTSFNEFIATEIFPGGQLPAIEIVEFHASKMGFNLKRRQSLQLHYARTLDHWAEALQARHSEAVEIQSEEVYQRYMRYLTGCANAFRVGYIDVNQFTLAK; translated from the coding sequence GTGGCAGAGCACCTGACGCCGCACTTCGAAGAGGTACAAGCCCACTACGACCTGTCCGACGAATTCTTCCGGTTGTTCCTCGACCCCACCATGACCTACAGCTGCGCATATTGGGATCGCAACCGGGACATCTCGCTGGAAGAGGCGCAGTTGCGCAAGATGGATCTCTCGCTGGGCAAGCTGGGCCTGCGGCCGGGCATGACGCTGCTGGACATCGGGTGCGGCTGGGGCGGCACGATGTGCCGGGCGCTGGAAAACTACGACGTGAACGTCGTCGGCCTGACCCTCTCGGAGCATCAGGCCGCGCACGTGCAGAGGCTCTTCGATGCCATGGACACCCAGCGCAGCAGGCGGGTGTTGCTGCACGGCTGGGAGGAATTCGACGAGCAGGCCGACCGGATCGTCTCCATCGGCGCGTTCGAGCACTTCGGCTACGACCGCTACGACGACTTCTTCGCGATGGCCTACCGCACCCTGCCCGAGGACGGCGTGATGCTGCTGCACACGATCACCATGCTGACCCCGCAGCAGATCGTCGAGCGCGACCTGCCGATGACCGAGGAACAGACCAGCTTCAACGAATTCATCGCCACCGAGATCTTCCCGGGCGGTCAATTGCCGGCGATCGAGATCGTGGAGTTCCACGCGTCGAAGATGGGGTTCAACCTCAAGCGCAGGCAGTCGCTGCAACTGCACTACGCCAGGACCCTCGACCACTGGGCGGAGGCCTTGCAGGCGCGCCACAGCGAGGCCGTCGAGATCCAGTCCGAAGAGGTCTACCAGCGCTACATGCGCTATCTGACCGGCTGCGCCAACGCATTCCGGGTCGGATACATCGACGTGAACCAGTTCACGCTGGCCAAGTAG
- a CDS encoding nitroreductase family protein, whose translation MEAWDALRARRNVREYQSKPVPPEDLDRIAEAGWRAPSAKNRQPWDFVIVTDREQLAELSTVWRGAGHIAGAAAAIAIVVPVPPDERRVITDNYDVGQATMAMMIAATDLGLGTGHSSVGDQDKARAILGVPDEYLVAFLLGVGYPADRPLAPIRKPNRRPFAEVVHHGRW comes from the coding sequence ATGGAAGCCTGGGACGCGCTCCGCGCACGTCGCAACGTGCGGGAGTACCAATCGAAGCCGGTACCGCCCGAGGACCTGGACCGCATCGCAGAGGCCGGCTGGCGCGCGCCGTCGGCCAAGAACCGGCAGCCGTGGGACTTCGTCATCGTCACCGACCGTGAGCAGCTGGCCGAGCTGTCCACGGTCTGGCGGGGCGCGGGCCACATCGCCGGTGCCGCGGCCGCGATCGCCATCGTCGTCCCGGTGCCGCCGGACGAGCGCCGGGTGATCACCGACAACTACGACGTCGGCCAGGCCACCATGGCGATGATGATCGCCGCCACGGACCTGGGTCTGGGCACCGGGCACTCGTCGGTGGGGGACCAGGACAAGGCGCGCGCCATCCTGGGCGTGCCCGACGAATACCTGGTGGCCTTCCTGCTCGGCGTCGGCTATCCGGCCGATCGCCCGCTCGCCCCGATCCGCAAGCCGAACCGGCGGCCGTTCGCCGAGGTCGTGCACCACGGCCGTTGGTGA
- the cynS gene encoding cyanase, giving the protein MLKAMNRTEITEQVVIARLREGLTWQQLADAIDRPLMWTTAALLGQHPIPVEQAKVLAQKLKLDESVVPVLAAAPMRGGLPTAVPTDPTIYRFYEALQVYGGALKEVIAEQFGDGIMSAINFSLDVQKRPHPSGDRVVVTFDGKFLPYQWVSSEQ; this is encoded by the coding sequence ATGCTTAAGGCCATGAACAGAACCGAAATCACCGAACAGGTCGTCATAGCCCGGCTGCGCGAGGGGCTGACGTGGCAACAGCTGGCCGACGCGATCGACAGGCCGCTGATGTGGACCACGGCGGCGTTGCTCGGTCAGCACCCGATTCCGGTGGAGCAGGCCAAGGTTCTGGCGCAGAAGTTGAAGCTGGACGAGTCCGTGGTGCCGGTGCTCGCCGCCGCCCCGATGCGCGGCGGGCTGCCCACCGCGGTCCCCACCGACCCCACCATCTACCGCTTCTACGAGGCGCTGCAGGTGTACGGCGGTGCCCTCAAAGAGGTGATCGCCGAGCAGTTCGGCGACGGCATCATGAGCGCCATCAACTTCAGCCTCGACGTGCAGAAGAGGCCGCATCCGTCCGGCGACCGGGTCGTCGTGACATTCGACGGGAAATTCCTTCCCTATCAATGGGTTTCGTCGGAGCAGTAG
- a CDS encoding patatin-like phospholipase family protein, which yields MAPKAAPTKLVDLVLSGGGVKFIGLVGAIVALMDAGYSIKRVSGVSAGSVVAAILAAGSDGQLTGAQVKELAFSVPLRKWRDAGPVPYLGAAWGLVRDTSMYRGDVAHDWIRSELKNLGVTSFGDLKLDADDLLEGRRDKLVVTVADVTAAQLVRFPWDYRRLYGLDPDEQPVAAAVRASMAIPFFYRPVKLAGADGTTSTLVDGGVLSNFPIDTFDRPDGRAPRWPTFGITVLPRVAEGIGAVMPALKPLRFFEQTALLESLLTTMLAGHDQTHLSRPWVAARAIAVESTNVGVLDFDIGRGRLEELYDSGYAAATEFLSTWDWPAYLDRFR from the coding sequence ATGGCCCCCAAGGCGGCACCGACGAAACTCGTGGACCTGGTGCTCTCCGGCGGGGGCGTCAAGTTCATCGGCCTGGTGGGCGCCATCGTCGCCCTCATGGACGCCGGATATTCGATCAAGAGGGTGTCCGGGGTCTCGGCGGGCTCGGTGGTCGCGGCGATCCTGGCCGCCGGATCCGACGGCCAGTTGACCGGCGCTCAGGTCAAGGAACTCGCGTTCTCGGTTCCGTTGCGCAAGTGGCGCGACGCGGGACCGGTCCCGTATCTCGGTGCGGCCTGGGGGCTGGTGCGGGACACCAGCATGTATCGCGGCGACGTCGCCCACGACTGGATCCGCAGCGAGCTGAAGAACCTGGGCGTCACCTCGTTCGGCGATCTGAAGCTCGACGCGGACGATCTGCTCGAGGGGCGCCGCGACAAGCTGGTGGTCACCGTGGCCGACGTGACCGCCGCGCAATTGGTCCGGTTTCCATGGGACTACCGGCGGCTCTACGGTCTGGACCCCGACGAGCAGCCGGTGGCCGCCGCCGTGCGCGCATCGATGGCGATCCCGTTCTTCTATCGCCCGGTGAAGCTGGCCGGCGCCGACGGGACGACCTCCACCCTGGTGGACGGCGGTGTGCTGTCGAACTTTCCCATCGATACCTTCGACCGGCCCGACGGCAGGGCGCCGCGCTGGCCCACGTTCGGCATCACGGTGTTGCCGCGGGTGGCCGAGGGCATCGGCGCCGTGATGCCCGCCCTGAAACCGTTGCGCTTCTTCGAGCAGACGGCCCTGCTGGAAAGCCTGCTCACCACCATGCTCGCCGGCCATGACCAGACCCACCTGAGCCGGCCATGGGTCGCCGCCCGCGCCATCGCGGTCGAATCGACCAATGTCGGAGTGCTCGACTTCGACATCGGTCGAGGGCGTCTGGAAGAGCTCTACGACAGCGGTTATGCGGCGGCGACGGAGTTCCTGTCGACCTGGGATTGGCCGGCCTATCTGGATCGGTTCCGGTGA
- a CDS encoding molybdopterin oxidoreductase family protein encodes MAIDRIADPWGTRTPYEPGTRWPERVDTYLADGISPESVDRWVQSAAVLHSNGDGLDIAVKDGRIVGVRGRAVDRVNHGRLDPKDLFGWQANASADRLTTPMIRVHGKLKPCDWDTAMQRIVDRTKGLLDSYGPSSIGFYTSGQLFAEAYYTQGAIAHGAIGTNHVDGNTRLCTATAAEALKESFGCDGQPGSYTDVDHADVIALFGHNVAETQTVLWARMLDRLAGESPPAIVCVDPRLTPVARHATVHLAPLPGTNVALMNGLLHEIIGHGWIDRDYIDSNTVGFDELRGRVEEFGPERVADICGVAADDIRRAARLLGTAKRLMSTVLQGFYQSHQATAAAVQVNNIHLVRGMLGKPGCGVLQMNGQPTAENTRECGADGDLAGFRNWSNDSHVAELARLWNLDLLQIPHYGPPTHAMQIFRYAEEGTLRMLWVTATNPAVSLPELRRIRDILSQERLFLIVQDIFMTETAALADVVLPAAAWAEKTGTFTNADRTVHLSEKAVEPPGLARSDLDIFLDYARRMDFRDSDGQPFPPWTDAESAFEAWKKCTAGRPCDYTGLTYDKLRGGSGIQWPCNAEHPDGTERLYADAKFWAAPDYCEAYGKDMITGAPLQPDEYRSMNPFGKAIIKAAEYVPPHERPSPDFPFALITGRTVYHFHTRTKTARAQQLQQAAPEVWVEVSERDAQRLGIGEGDLVEVRTPRGCVVCAARICGIRDGVLFVPFHYGYWDTDGKTHHRAGNEMTLTDWDPVSKQPIYKTAAARLRKLKVRPPDRNGHAPTTAASTPVNGSVPATVGGEPAGVTEVVATGGRP; translated from the coding sequence ATGGCCATAGATCGCATCGCGGACCCCTGGGGCACGCGGACTCCCTACGAACCCGGCACCCGGTGGCCGGAGCGCGTCGACACCTACCTGGCCGACGGGATCAGCCCCGAGTCGGTGGATCGCTGGGTGCAATCGGCCGCGGTGCTGCACTCCAACGGCGACGGCCTGGACATCGCCGTCAAGGACGGGCGGATCGTGGGGGTGCGCGGCCGCGCCGTCGACCGGGTCAACCACGGGCGGCTCGACCCGAAGGACCTCTTCGGCTGGCAGGCCAACGCCTCGGCGGACCGGCTCACCACACCGATGATCCGGGTCCACGGCAAGCTGAAGCCCTGCGACTGGGACACCGCGATGCAGCGGATCGTGGACCGCACCAAGGGCCTGCTCGACAGCTATGGCCCCAGCTCAATCGGCTTCTACACGTCGGGACAGCTGTTCGCCGAGGCGTATTACACCCAGGGGGCGATCGCGCACGGGGCGATCGGCACCAACCACGTCGACGGTAATACCCGGCTGTGCACGGCGACGGCGGCGGAGGCGCTCAAGGAGTCGTTCGGCTGCGACGGGCAACCGGGTTCCTACACCGATGTCGACCACGCCGACGTCATCGCGTTGTTCGGGCACAACGTCGCCGAGACGCAGACGGTGCTGTGGGCGCGGATGCTGGACCGGCTGGCCGGTGAATCGCCGCCGGCCATCGTCTGCGTCGACCCCCGGCTCACGCCGGTCGCGCGGCACGCGACCGTTCACCTGGCTCCGCTGCCGGGCACCAACGTGGCGTTGATGAACGGCCTGCTGCACGAGATCATCGGTCACGGCTGGATCGACCGCGACTACATCGATTCCAACACAGTCGGTTTCGACGAACTGCGCGGCCGGGTCGAGGAGTTCGGACCCGAGCGGGTGGCCGACATCTGCGGTGTGGCTGCCGACGACATCCGGCGCGCGGCGCGGCTGCTGGGCACGGCCAAGCGGCTGATGTCCACCGTGCTGCAGGGCTTCTACCAGTCCCACCAGGCCACCGCGGCGGCCGTGCAGGTCAACAACATTCACCTGGTGCGCGGCATGCTGGGCAAGCCGGGCTGCGGGGTGCTGCAGATGAACGGGCAGCCGACCGCGGAGAACACCCGCGAGTGCGGCGCCGACGGGGACCTGGCCGGCTTCCGCAACTGGTCCAACGACTCCCACGTCGCCGAGCTGGCGCGATTGTGGAACCTGGACCTGCTGCAGATCCCGCACTACGGCCCGCCGACGCACGCCATGCAGATCTTCCGCTACGCGGAGGAGGGAACGCTGCGGATGCTGTGGGTGACCGCCACCAATCCGGCGGTGTCGCTGCCCGAGTTGCGCCGGATCCGCGACATCCTGTCGCAGGAGCGGCTGTTCCTCATCGTCCAGGACATCTTCATGACAGAGACCGCCGCGCTGGCCGACGTGGTGCTGCCCGCCGCGGCGTGGGCGGAGAAGACCGGAACCTTCACCAACGCCGACCGCACCGTGCACCTGTCCGAAAAGGCCGTGGAGCCACCGGGTTTGGCGCGCTCCGACCTCGATATCTTCCTGGACTACGCGCGCCGGATGGACTTCCGCGACTCCGACGGCCAACCGTTCCCGCCCTGGACGGACGCGGAGTCGGCGTTCGAGGCGTGGAAGAAATGCACCGCGGGCCGGCCGTGCGACTACACGGGCCTGACCTATGACAAGCTGCGCGGCGGCAGCGGCATCCAATGGCCCTGCAACGCAGAGCATCCCGACGGCACCGAACGGCTCTATGCCGATGCGAAATTCTGGGCGGCACCCGACTATTGCGAGGCATACGGCAAGGACATGATCACCGGCGCGCCACTGCAGCCCGACGAGTACCGCTCGATGAACCCCTTCGGCAAGGCCATCATCAAGGCGGCCGAATACGTGCCCCCGCACGAGCGGCCCAGCCCCGATTTTCCGTTCGCGCTGATCACCGGCCGCACCGTCTATCATTTCCATACCCGCACCAAAACCGCACGGGCACAACAACTTCAGCAAGCCGCCCCCGAGGTGTGGGTCGAGGTGTCCGAACGCGACGCCCAGCGCCTGGGCATCGGCGAGGGCGATCTCGTGGAGGTGAGGACGCCGCGCGGCTGCGTCGTGTGCGCCGCACGCATCTGCGGCATCCGCGACGGGGTGCTGTTCGTGCCCTTCCATTACGGCTACTGGGACACCGACGGCAAGACCCATCATCGGGCCGGCAACGAAATGACGCTGACCGATTGGGATCCGGTGTCCAAGCAGCCGATCTACAAGACCGCCGCCGCCCGGCTGCGCAAGCTCAAGGTGCGGCCACCCGACCGGAATGGGCACGCGCCGACCACCGCGGCGTCGACGCCGGTCAACGGGTCGGTACCGGCGACGGTCGGCGGCGAGCCGGCCGGTGTCACCGAGGTCGTCGCGACGGGAGGCCGGCCGTGA
- a CDS encoding crotonase/enoyl-CoA hydratase family protein, whose product MSAPVHYSIKDSIAVLKMDDGKVNALGPTMQQALNDAIDTAEADDAGALVITGNDRVFSGGFDLKILTSGEVQPAIDMLRGGFELAYRLLSFPKPVVMACTGHAIAMGAFLLSAGDHRVAAHAYNIQANEVAIGMVIPYAALEIMKLRLTPSAYQQASGLAKTFFGETALAAGFIDEIVLPEVVVDRALEAAREFAGLHQRAHAATKLRTRADGLAAIRAGIDGIEAEFGV is encoded by the coding sequence ATGAGCGCCCCGGTCCACTACAGCATCAAGGACTCCATCGCCGTCCTCAAGATGGACGACGGCAAGGTCAACGCGCTGGGCCCCACCATGCAGCAGGCCCTGAACGACGCGATCGACACGGCCGAGGCGGACGACGCCGGGGCGCTGGTGATCACCGGCAACGACCGGGTGTTCAGTGGCGGCTTCGACCTGAAGATCCTGACCTCCGGCGAGGTGCAGCCCGCGATCGACATGCTGCGTGGCGGGTTCGAGCTGGCGTACCGCCTGCTGTCCTTTCCCAAGCCGGTGGTGATGGCGTGCACCGGCCATGCCATCGCGATGGGCGCGTTCCTGTTGTCGGCGGGCGATCATCGGGTCGCCGCGCACGCCTACAACATTCAGGCCAACGAGGTCGCGATCGGCATGGTGATCCCCTATGCCGCCTTAGAGATCATGAAGCTGCGTTTGACCCCGTCGGCCTACCAGCAGGCCAGCGGGCTGGCAAAGACCTTCTTCGGTGAAACCGCGCTCGCCGCAGGCTTTATCGACGAGATCGTGCTGCCGGAGGTGGTGGTGGACCGCGCCCTGGAGGCCGCTCGCGAATTCGCCGGCCTGCATCAGCGCGCGCACGCCGCCACCAAGTTGCGGACCCGGGCCGACGGCCTGGCGGCCATCCGCGCCGGCATCGACGGGATCGAAGCCGAATTCGGGGTGTGA
- a CDS encoding MBL fold metallo-hydrolase, translated as MPEDRLYFRQLLSGRDFAAGDMIATQMRNFAYLIGDRQTGDCVVVDPAYAAGDLLDALEADGMHLSGVLVTHHHPDHVGGSMMGFALAGLAELLERAPVPVHVNTHEALWVSRVTGIGLGDLTSHENHDKVSIGDIEIELLHTPGHTPGSQCFLLDGRLVAGDTLFLEGCGRTDFPGGDSDEMYRSLQRLATLPGDPTVFPGHWYSAEPSASLSEVKRSNYVYRASDLDQWRMLMGG; from the coding sequence GTGCCCGAGGACCGGCTGTACTTTCGTCAACTGCTCTCCGGCCGCGACTTCGCCGCCGGCGACATGATCGCGACGCAGATGCGCAACTTCGCCTACCTGATCGGCGACCGGCAGACCGGTGACTGCGTGGTCGTCGACCCGGCCTACGCCGCAGGCGATCTGCTCGACGCGCTCGAGGCCGACGGCATGCACCTGTCCGGCGTGCTGGTGACCCACCACCACCCCGACCACGTCGGTGGGTCGATGATGGGGTTCGCGCTGGCCGGCCTGGCCGAACTGCTGGAGCGTGCGCCGGTGCCGGTACACGTCAATACCCATGAGGCACTGTGGGTTTCGCGGGTCACCGGGATAGGCCTGGGCGACCTGACCTCCCATGAGAACCACGACAAGGTCAGCATCGGCGACATCGAGATCGAGCTGCTGCACACCCCGGGCCACACGCCGGGCAGCCAGTGCTTTCTGCTCGACGGCCGCCTCGTCGCCGGCGACACGCTGTTCCTGGAGGGCTGCGGGCGCACCGACTTCCCCGGCGGCGACTCCGACGAGATGTACCGCAGCCTGCAGCGGCTCGCCACCCTGCCCGGTGACCCGACGGTGTTTCCGGGCCACTGGTACTCCGCGGAGCCCAGCGCGTCGCTCTCGGAGGTCAAGCGTTCCAACTACGTGTACCGGGCCTCGGACCTTGATCAATGGCGAATGCTGATGGGCGGCTGA
- a CDS encoding type II toxin-antitoxin system VapB family antitoxin — protein sequence MKKKVEIEVDVDLVDEAIRRFHLLDAREAVNLALRTLLHDGDSVEQDDAYDEFSDLSAWQPHRNGGGAP from the coding sequence ATGAAGAAGAAGGTCGAAATCGAGGTCGACGTCGATCTGGTCGATGAGGCCATCCGCCGCTTCCATCTCCTCGACGCCCGCGAGGCCGTCAACCTCGCGTTGCGGACCCTGCTTCACGATGGCGATTCCGTCGAACAGGACGACGCGTACGACGAGTTCAGCGACCTCAGCGCCTGGCAGCCTCACCGCAACGGCGGCGGAGCCCCCTGA
- the rpmG gene encoding 50S ribosomal protein L33, translated as MASSTDVRPKITLACEVCKHRNYITKKNRRNDPDRLELKKFCPNCGKHQAHRETR; from the coding sequence ATGGCGTCCAGTACCGACGTACGGCCGAAGATCACCTTGGCATGCGAGGTGTGCAAGCACCGCAACTACATCACCAAGAAAAACCGCCGGAACGACCCGGACCGACTGGAGCTGAAGAAGTTCTGCCCCAACTGCGGTAAACACCAGGCGCATCGGGAGACGCGCTAG